The following DNA comes from Gordonia zhaorongruii.
CGAGCGCGGGACGATTGGAGTCCTGCGTGTCGTCGGCGGAGACGGTGATCCGGTCGCCCGCGCCGAACAGGGCGAGTTGGCCTCCCTCGATGGGGCGTCGGTCCGGGCCGACTGCGCCGCGGCCCGACAGCACGTACACGAGCGCGTTGAAATCGGGGTTCCACGGCGTCGAGAGGCGGGCACCGGGCTGAATCGTCGCGTGGGCGAACGTGATCGGCGTGTGGGTCGATCCGGGTCCTTCGTGGCCGTCGATACCGCCCGCGACGATGCGGACGAGAGCTCCCGCGTCGTCAGAGGTCAGCAGGCGGACCTGCCCGCCTTCGAGGTTCTGATAGCGCGGCGCCAGGAACTTGTCCGCTGACGGCAGGTTGACCCACAGCTGGATTCCGTGGAAGACGCCGCCCGATTCGACGAGGTCGACCGGCGGGGTCTCGATGTGCAGGACGCCCGATCCGGCGGTCATCCACTGGGTGGCGCCGTTCTCGATGAGTCCGCCGCCGCCGCTGGAATCCTGGTGCTGGAAACGGCCGTCGATGATGTACGTGACGGTCTCGAATCCGCGGTGCGGATGCCAGTCGGTGCCGCGGGGTTCGCCGGGCTGATACTCGACCTCGCCCATCTGGTCCATGTGGATGAACGGGTCGAGATCCCGCGAGTGGACGCCGGCGAACGCGCGGACCACCGGGAATCCCTCGCCTTCGAAGCCCCGCGGTCCGGTCGTGATGGTGCGGACCGGACGCTCGACTTCCTCGGGGCCGGGTGCGCTGATGCGCGGCAATGTCAGGGTGTCGGCGGTCACTGCGGGCATGTCTGCTCCTTAAAATTAAAACTATCTATTCGGTTTCAACTGCACCCCAGGTCATTTAATTCCACGGTGATTCAGGTCATACTCGATGAATGGCAATCATGTCGACACCAGACCGCGCGGGACGAGGCGGGGCCGAACGTCAGCGACTGCGGAAACTCGCGCAGGCCGCGATGAACGCCGACCAGACCGTCGACCAGGTCGAGGGCATCCTCGGTGAGATGGGCCCGGTCCTGGGCGGACTCACGAAGACCATCGACGATCTCGACGTCACCCTCGAGCAGTTCGACGAATCACTGGTGACGTTCAGCGCGACGCTGGCACGTGTCGACGCCACGGTCACCAGGATGTCGGACATCGTCTCGCGACTCGACGCCATCGTGTCGCGCGTCGAGGGAGTGGTGGTCATCGCAGAGACTGCGTTGCGCCCGATCACCGTCGTCGAATCGGCCGGTCGCGCGGTTGCGTCGCGCCTCGGACTCGTTGATCAGAATTGAAAGGGAACCGAAATTGACTGACACAACTGAGTCGACGCCCGCGGTCGCGGCCTCGGCGAAATGGCTCGCCGAACTGTTCGGCACCTTCTGGCTGGTGTTCGGTGGCTGCGGCAGTGCCATCTTCGCCGCAAAGGTCGTCGCCGATGCCGAGGGAACCGATGCGAGCATTCAAGTCGGCATCGG
Coding sequences within:
- a CDS encoding pirin family protein encodes the protein MPAVTADTLTLPRISAPGPEEVERPVRTITTGPRGFEGEGFPVVRAFAGVHSRDLDPFIHMDQMGEVEYQPGEPRGTDWHPHRGFETVTYIIDGRFQHQDSSGGGGLIENGATQWMTAGSGVLHIETPPVDLVESGGVFHGIQLWVNLPSADKFLAPRYQNLEGGQVRLLTSDDAGALVRIVAGGIDGHEGPGSTHTPITFAHATIQPGARLSTPWNPDFNALVYVLSGRGAVGPDRRPIEGGQLALFGAGDRITVSADDTQDSNRPALEVLLLGGRPIREPVAQYGPFVMNTKQELVQALEDFQAGRLGVVPPDALRPHRSVR